The Sinomicrobium kalidii region CCTCATAAACGCCATCCTCTATTCCAAAACTGGAACGATTTGAACCGTAGTATTGACCACTTCCCCTATTACCTAAATCAATAGGCTCGAAATTATTGTTTACGCTGTCTACTCTATTTTTTATGGCATCAAATATTTTTCCCAGCAATTTCTTCAAATCTTCATTCCGTGCACTATAAAACGAATCCTTATCTATATCCGGAGCCCCTATATATTTACGGTACAACCTGCTTATGCCATTTGAAGCACTGTTTTGATAGTCTTTCCATACGTCACCCTCACTTGGCCCCACGTAATCAAAACCATGAGGGGTATTTTCTTCTGAAGTAACATCTTCTTTCCAAACGTATCGGCCGGTTTTTTTCTCCTTAGTCCAGTCGAACGGTTCTTCTCCCCTGGTATTTTTAAAGGGCATATCAATTAGGGAATCTTCGCCAGGAATATCAGGGATTCGTTTAACATGAAAGTGAAGATCTATATCCATACCCGTTGTTCGGTGCATCTCTAACCAGCTTTCAATGTCCTTTATGGAGTGTACAGTAAATTCCATAATTCTTTTAGATTTACAAGGGGTAGTATCAGCTCATAAATATAAAGATTTTTCTGATATGAAGTAAGAATTCCCGAGACATTGCCCCTACTGGTCCTCGTTTGAGCCTGGCATAAACGAGAGCCCATTGTATAATGCGTTTACTTCGATAAGCAGCACAGGTGTAACGCATGAAAAAGGTTATGCCAAGATAGTACTGTTTACCTCCTTCTCGCATAACCTTAATAGCATATTTGCAACCCGGTAAAAATGCAGGCTATATCACCCGGTATGGCATGCTTCGGAGCAATGAAGACATCCGTTTACCTGGTCGTAATGTTTCCGGGCCTCTCTTACGGCACTATGGCAGTTGTCGTGGAAGCCCAGGTAAATCCTGTTTTCTGTGAGAGGCAACCAATTACACTCCTCTTTATGCACTTCATGGTCTCCGTTGGGTTGGGCGTTTTTGTTTACATAATACTTTGGCATGGTTTTGTTTTTTTAAAGTTTGTTTTCAAACATAAAACCATTATTTGTCATTTCTTTGCGGAAAACCGCAACGCATTTTCTTACACTGCGTATTAAAACTTTGAAATCTGTTCTCATAACATGTTTAGAACCATCCCACAACCGAAAGGATCAGGATTGTGTATCTTTGGTAATACACAATATTGAAAGCACATTGATGAAAATTTACTATCCGCAGTTTTATGCACTTCCTTTTTGGTATCCGGGCAGGAATTTAATTTTGGCATTTGCCATACCCTACCCGGGGCATATAAGTGAATGTATAGCACGGGAAAGCGGGATTGTGTATATTTATTGGCAACCATTAAAAAAGACGACAGGTTAAAAACCCCGCTCTTCGAAGTCTTGCAGGCTCAAACTCGCTCCAACAACAAATGCATTCCAAAAAGAAATTGGCCAATAGGGGTGTAAAGGTTATATTTGGGTAACTTAACGTTTAAAGAATAATCCATATGCCCGAATCTAAAACACGGAATATAAACTCCTGTTTAGTATGAGGTAGTAAGAGTATGGTCAAACCAAATAAACAGGTAATCATGAAAAATACCTTACCCTTATTGCCCCCGCAGGCAGATATAGAAACGTCAAAAATTTTAAAGCAACTGGCAAAATCGCACCGCTTTCTCGCCGAGTTGAAGGGAACTTCTAAAACCATTCCTAATGAAAATATTTTAATAGATACTTTAACCCTTCAGGAAGCAAAGGACAGCAGCGAAATAGAAAATATAGTAACCACACACGATGATCTGTATAAAGAAAACATCTTTATAGAGAGTAAAAGTGCAGCAGCCAAAGAGGTATATAATTATGCAAGAGGATTAAAGCTGGGATTTCAGGTCGTTCGGAAAGAAAAATTGTTGCTCAATAAACACATACTGGCCATTCAAAAAGAACTCATGGAGAATAATGCGGGTTTCCGGACGCAGGCAGGAACAATACTTAAAAACTCGTTGGGAAAGGTGGTGTACACCCCGCCGCAGGATACCAGGGAAATACTGGATTTAATGGCAAACCTGGAAAAGTTTATTAATGATAATGAATTTTCAGACCTCGACCCTTTGATTAAAATGGCTCTAATCCACTACCAGTTTGAAAGTATCCACCCTTTTTATGACGGTAATGGGCGTACGGGGAGAATAATAAACATATTGTATTTGGTACAGCAGGGGTTACTGGACATCCCGGTATTGTATTTAAGTCGGTATATTACCCGGAACAAACCGGAGTATTATCGGGTACTGCAGCAGGTAAGAGATAAAAACGGCTGGGAAAATATGGTTATGTATTTACTCAAAGGCGTTGAGGTTACTGCTATGCAGACCATAGTCCTTATTACGAAAATTAAAAACTTGATGCAGGATTATAAAACAAGGTTAAGAACTGAACTACCTAAAATATACAGCCAGGATTTATTGAATATCATGTTTAAAAGCCCTTATACTAAAACCGACTTTTTGGAAACAGAATTAAGGATAAGCAAACGAACTGCCCTGAATTATTTGGATACCGTTTCGGAAATAGGTTTGTTGGAAAAGATAAAGGCTGGAAAATCAAATTATTACATCAACACCAATTTGATTGACGTACTGGTTAATGAGCTATAACGAAAAAAAGTGTGAAAATTTTCCACGTTAAGTAATACGTGGAAAAAAAACGAAGAAATTTTCCACGTTAAACAATACGTGGAAATAATGATGCATCGAAATGAGACTCAACTGATCCCCCGCGCTGCAAAGTGTATGCTGAAAGCGCTGCGAATGTCTCCGACTTCGCAGCCTATTACACGTCAATGACAAGCCAAGGCATCCCCTATTACAACTTATCAGAATTAGCAGACACTCATAAATTCACAACACCCCTATTCTCTCAACTTGGAATCAGTAGCCAAATAAAACAGCCTTCTGCTATAAACTCAACATTTTCTCCATATTAACCTTTAGATTCGGGTATTCCTCATTTTTCTCCTAAATTATCAGAATACTACCCATTGTGCATTCGTCCCTGTGCCGCTCTTGATACATAAATAACCATTAAAAGATGTCGAATCTGTCAAATCATTATATATTCTGTCTCCTTTGTTCCATACACCGGTAGAGGGCTTACTCCCCCCAATAAACTCCCGCACTAATTGGTTTGTATTAGGAACTATACGTGTATCTATAATCATAGGCGACATTCCTGTCTGAAAAAGACCTGCTTGCCCGGACGCCATGTTTCCTTTAAATCGAAAAACCACTCCATAAGAATGTTGATTTCCTATGGAATAAGCTGAATGTCTCGAATACTTCACACTATTTCCTTCTATAATAGTACCCCTTGCATTTTCATTTATTCGAATCCCCCACAATTGTGTTTCACCCTCTTTTCCTATTACATTATTTAATATTCTACTATTCTCACTATTGCCAATATAGATACCGGAAAACCTATCTCCTTTTTTTCCATTATGATATATTTTTACATTTTGAATAACACAATCCGCAGGAGGAATGCTGTTATCAATTTTTATCCCATGAGCAGAACTATTGATATAAAGTCCGTTATCGATTATTAAACCAGAAACATTTTTGCCCGTATTAATACCATAAGTAAAACCATCCATTTTACAATTATTGATTACAGTATTTGTGTTATTGGCTACAATTATTCCTTCTTTTTCATTGCCTTCCGAGGCCTTTCCCATAACATTAACCAAGGTTGGACCGGTTAATAAATCCCCTCCTTCTACCTTGCTAGGCATACAATCAATTTTTACAACACGCCCGTAAGCTCTTTTTATACTACAGTTTTCAAAATAAATTCCTTTATTAATGAAATTCATAATGTCACTTTCTGCAACATATAAATTGCCATAATCGCCGGCAAACACATTAATCATACCATCATGCCAATGAGTTTCCTCTATTTGTACATTGGATACCTTAACATTATAAGCTCCCGATATAAATATCCCAGCCGCATCTTTAATTTTATTTTCGTTAGAAACATCTTTGTCAAGCGTCATAACTCCAAACTTGATATTATCTATTGTAATGTTATGCGGATGATAAGTCTTCGGGTTGTCCGTACTTACAGAATCCGAGCCTCCCCAATGAATCAATATACCTCTCCCCAAAAATTCACTATCCGGAAAGAAAATATTTTGTATTGTGATCTCGTTACTATCTCCAGTAATAAATATCCCGTTACCGCTTTTTCTATTAGTGACAACGGTAAGATTTTTCAGCATAACATTGTGATAACCTCCCCCTTTCGGATAGTTTCCAACAACTATCGGACATTGATAATTTCCTGCGTAACTACTCGATTGGCCACCCGAGTATTCAATGGTGCCATTCTCTACGGATGAATTATTTTTCATTCTCAAACACTCATCCCTTCCTTCAAATTGGAATGTTAATATCGCTTTATTCAAAGCTATATTACAGTTCTCGACATCCAATGCTTTCTTTAAAATATATTCGCCATAAGTCATACTAACAGTATTATTAGTAAGGTTTATGGCTTTCTGAATTGCATGCGAATCATCCTCATCATCGTTAATATTGCTACCAAACCATTCGGGATAAGTTATATCGTTTCTCAATTTCCCTGAAAAATTGTTTCCCTTTATAATTTGAAATTTCCCTGCATCGATAAATGTCCCCTCAAAAAATAAATCTCCCGATTCTTCTATAATGAGCTTATTACCTTTAAAAAACTTTAAGACCTTATCGGAAGGAAATACTATTGCTTTTGTAACGGATATATTAGTTTTAAAAGTAATGGTTCCTATTAAAGGATTCCCCAAGGCACTTTGCAGGTCGTTTTCTGTGCTACCATTGGTTAAAAAGGCTTCGTTTTCCTGGGCAAAAGAGATTTGCACAACAATAAGTATAAAACATTGGATAAACTTTTTCATCATTCCTTTTTATTTTTAAAATACTTCTTTTTCTTTATATATTGAAAACTATGTGTGTTAATTTAAAAACAACACGAAATTTGTAGTTCTTATGGATAAAGTCCCGAAATGGAACGTTAGCTTTTACAGAGAGGAAGAAAAAGTGTAGCCTTACCCAATCTAAGACACTGCTAAATTCAATAATTTTTCATTTATATCATAACCCCAACTGGTCCTCGTTTGAACTCAATATCGAAAAAACATCCATGAAAAATCTACTATCCGCAGTTTTATTCCCTTCCTTTTTGGTATCCGGGCAGGGATTTAATTTTGGTATTTGCCATGCCCTACCCGGGGCATATAAGTGAATGTATAGCACGAAAAAGAGGGATTGTGTATATTTATGTGTTGAACAACACATAAAACGGACGGCAAAAACAAATGAAAGTTTACGGAAAATGTAAAAATTGCAAAACTGAAATCGGATATTTTACAAGTACGCATACAAGAGTTGAATTTGCAATGCAAGACGGAAAAAAAAGCGCTGAATTGTAAGAATTGCGGAACAACAACGGAATTTCATGTTGATGAATTATTTACGAAAGCATCAAAAATTGCTCAAATAGGAGCGGGACTGATTTTTTTAATCGGAACACCGTTAATATTCTTCTTCGTGAACCCGATATTTACCGGAAGCAGGAATCATTATGTGATTTATATTGTTGGCGGATTTTTGCTCATACCCGTAATAGTTTACGGAATTATAAAAAAACAAGACCGAATGAGGGTGAATTCATTTAACAGAAGTAAACTGAAAGGAAGAATTCATAATCCCGGATAAAAAATGCGTTGTACAATAACTAAGTGTACCAACTGCTCCTCGTTTAAGTATAATACCGAAAAAAATCCATGAAAAATCTATTATTCGCCGTTTTATTCCTCTCCGCTTCCGTATCCGGGCAGGAATTTAATTTTGACATCTACCATACTTCGCTCCGGGACTATCTGCGGATGGAAGAAAAACTGGGAAGTGAACGCATACCCACCACATCAAACCATGTTTCCTTTAGCGGAGATGCCCAGCCTATTAAATTCCAACGAAAGGAAAATGAGCTCCCCGACTTAATCGTGTACTATTTTTTTAAGGAAAAGGACAGCAGCATGTCGTCTGTTCGGTATGAATGGGATGTGTACAACTTTGAGAAAAAAGAGAATAACCGTAAAAACAAAAAGTTTCAAAAGGCTTTAATCAAAAAATACCGTGCCCTGGAAAAGGAGATCACGGGTTTATACGGGGCATCCGAAACTGAAGGCGACCTCTCTGATCTAAGCAAAGCTGAAACGGATGGCGGACTGAAAAAGAAAAATACCTGGCGGCCCAATGATAGTACGGAAATTGAAATGTACACGGCCATTTCTAATTTTTACCGGAAAAAAGGTATGGTCACCACCAACCCTACGCATCGTATCCGGCTTTATATACGCAAGATCAAAAAAGACAAAAAGGAAATCCCGAAATTAGACAGTACCAGGGTAACTACTTTAGACCGTATTGCAAAAGATTTCTTCCATGCCTTACAGGCTAAAAACATGGAGCAATCTAAAGTATATCTGTCCGGTTTAATTGTGCAACAGGTCACCGATGCGCAATTGTATAGCATCACCGATAATTTTAACCTGGAAAAAGAAACGGAATTGATGTATAGCGGCGTGCAACTGGCACCGAATGGAAGCACCTACACACTGCTTCAGTATAAACACGCCGATGACACCTCAACCCCACCCGGTGCACTGATAAGGGTAATTTTTGATGAGAAAGATAAAATTGCGGGGGTGCAGCCTGTTCAATTGCAGGGGAAAATATCGGATAAATAAGATAACCCCCTACACATACCCTTGCTTTCATATGACTGAAAAATGAACACTACGAAAAATAAGATGTTTCATAAGCTATCGTTTTTTATTATATTCCTTACAGGGACCAATGTCATATCTCA contains the following coding sequences:
- a CDS encoding Fic family protein; this translates as MKNTLPLLPPQADIETSKILKQLAKSHRFLAELKGTSKTIPNENILIDTLTLQEAKDSSEIENIVTTHDDLYKENIFIESKSAAAKEVYNYARGLKLGFQVVRKEKLLLNKHILAIQKELMENNAGFRTQAGTILKNSLGKVVYTPPQDTREILDLMANLEKFINDNEFSDLDPLIKMALIHYQFESIHPFYDGNGRTGRIINILYLVQQGLLDIPVLYLSRYITRNKPEYYRVLQQVRDKNGWENMVMYLLKGVEVTAMQTIVLITKIKNLMQDYKTRLRTELPKIYSQDLLNIMFKSPYTKTDFLETELRISKRTALNYLDTVSEIGLLEKIKAGKSNYYINTNLIDVLVNEL
- a CDS encoding right-handed parallel beta-helix repeat-containing protein; protein product: MMKKFIQCFILIVVQISFAQENEAFLTNGSTENDLQSALGNPLIGTITFKTNISVTKAIVFPSDKVLKFFKGNKLIIEESGDLFFEGTFIDAGKFQIIKGNNFSGKLRNDITYPEWFGSNINDDEDDSHAIQKAINLTNNTVSMTYGEYILKKALDVENCNIALNKAILTFQFEGRDECLRMKNNSSVENGTIEYSGGQSSSYAGNYQCPIVVGNYPKGGGYHNVMLKNLTVVTNRKSGNGIFITGDSNEITIQNIFFPDSEFLGRGILIHWGGSDSVSTDNPKTYHPHNITIDNIKFGVMTLDKDVSNENKIKDAAGIFISGAYNVKVSNVQIEETHWHDGMINVFAGDYGNLYVAESDIMNFINKGIYFENCSIKRAYGRVVKIDCMPSKVEGGDLLTGPTLVNVMGKASEGNEKEGIIVANNTNTVINNCKMDGFTYGINTGKNVSGLIIDNGLYINSSAHGIKIDNSIPPADCVIQNVKIYHNGKKGDRFSGIYIGNSENSRILNNVIGKEGETQLWGIRINENARGTIIEGNSVKYSRHSAYSIGNQHSYGVVFRFKGNMASGQAGLFQTGMSPMIIDTRIVPNTNQLVREFIGGSKPSTGVWNKGDRIYNDLTDSTSFNGYLCIKSGTGTNAQWVVF